Proteins from a genomic interval of Triplophysa dalaica isolate WHDGS20190420 chromosome 21, ASM1584641v1, whole genome shotgun sequence:
- the hipk1b gene encoding homeodomain-interacting protein kinase 1 isoform X4, whose protein sequence is MASQLQMFSAPSVSSSAFCRVKKMKVESCAWDASNEAYSSVGQAYSFNPAVGLSFGASGLVFPPASRGQVVVRAADSTGSHQRGSSRRTTHHTESHSSRGQRYGVKRKNEEVEASGGGGSGSGSVQILEELSAPAFSARTGGAGTTAQSIPHSANTTKSSSSNGEGDYQLVQHEILCSVSNSYEVLEFLGRGTFGQVAKCWKRGTNEIVAIKILKNHPSYARQGQIEVSILNRLSAENADEFNFVRSYECFQHKGHTCLVFEMLEQNLYDFLKHSKFSPLPLRHIRPILQQVATALMKLKSLGLIHADLKPENIMLVDPIRQPYRVKVIDFGSASHVSKAVCSTYLQSRYYRAPEIILGLPFCEAIDMWSLGCVIAELFLGWPLYPGASEYDQIRYISQTQGLPPEYLLSAGTKTSRFFNRGPDSSYPLWRLKTPSEHEAEMGVKSKEARKYIFNCLDDMMQVNLPSHLEGTDLLAEKADRRELIDMLKRMLRLDADKRITPTKTLGHPFVTMTHLVSFPHSSHMKSCFQNMDICKRRNSSYENGKTLFAANAVPGTAGNLTVTFSSQLNQHSQVNHQRKIHSQSFTHLRTFPLIVVKCFQVQSAGGTVPLLNYQPALYQQATINIPGLAQPSIPMQTRPTQLCAQTEPFQQTLIVCPPTTIQGLPSSSKASSYPVRMENGVPVVQQNQSAQSLQIQPSLLAQQAWPTGTQQILIPSAWQQVPGMTIHNSNHQSVVTESPLEALLSQSSTPQTSSWRASRSGQHSSVLQQNPHILGAINQAQTLGRGTSGVTRPPNKRSRVCCDSGSSISLVGSQSYNATLTQPIIISDTPSPAVSVITIHSDSEEEDERKFHPSCGPSQRTNVISCVTLHDSDSSTASPLTPKPQHGHTGVQPSRLSKSLAVVAPSVKTQPGEISISAKVPSAVGLPQNYYVKPKRASTRQPSSSVETVTDHQQELSRSQPLNLSQTTVSSSQDSASGLSSLRRQQTYPPASSHYCLQEAPSFTSTPSLYTFPAPGALASASHIEHLLVQGSSPSIHVPPASHYAASLIPKDSLGGVVHGLSAHYQQHYPAHPYVTTSTSTTRGSGTYSGYQLSPRRVSQYPYI, encoded by the exons ATGGCTTCACAGCTGCAGATGTTCTCCGCTCCGTCTGTGTCCTCCAGTGCCTTCTGCAgggtgaaaaaaatgaaagtggaGAGCTGTGCTTGGGATGCTTCCAATGAAGCCTACAGTTCTGTGGGACAAGCGTACAGCTTCAACCCTGCGGTGGGCCTCTCCTTCGGCGCGTCCGGCCTGGTCTTCCCCCCGGCGTCTCGGGGTCAGGTGGTGGTCCGTGCCGCCGACAGCACCGGCAGCCACCAGCGTGGATCCAGTCGCAGAACCACCCATCACACGGAATCGCACTCCTCCCGTGGACAGAGGTACGGAGTGAAACGTAAGAACGAGGAAGTGGAGGCTTCGGGAGGCGGGGGCAGCGGGAGCGGAAGCGTTCAGATCCTGGAGGAGCTTTCGGCGCCTGCTTTCTCCGCCCGCACGGGAGGAGCCGGGACCACCGCCCAGTCCATCCCCCACTCAGCCAACACCACCAAGAGCAGCAGCTCCAACGGGGAGGGGGACTACCAGCTGGTCCAACATGAGATCCTGTGCTCAGTCTCCAACAGCTATGAAGTTCTTGAGTTTCTCGGTCGGGGCACGTTCGGGCAGGTGGCCAAGTGCTGGAAAAGAGGAACCAATGAGATCGTGGCTATCAAGATCTTGAAGAACCATCCATCATATGCCCGTCAGGGGCAGATAGAG GTGAGCATATTAAACCGCCTCAGTGCAGAAAACGCAGATGAGTTCAACTTTGTTCGCTCCTACGAGTGTTTCCAGCACAAGGGCCACACATGTCTTGTGTTTGAGATGCTGGAGCAGAACCTCTACGACTTCCTGAAGCACAGTAAATTCAGCCCGCTGCCCCTGAGGCACATCCGACCCATCCTGCAGCAGGTGGCCACGGCTCTGATGAAGCTCAAGAGTCTGGGACTCATTCACGCTGACCTGAAGCCAGAAAACATCATGCTGGTGGACCCCATCAGACAGCCCTATAGGGTGAAAGTCATCGATTTTGGATCAGCCAGTCACGTCTCCAAAGCCGTGTGCTCGACTTACCTGCAGTCTCGCTACTACAG AGCACCTGAGATTATTCTGGGTCTGCCTTTCTGTGAAGCTATTGACATGTGGTCGCTGGGCTGCGTCATCGCGGAGCTCTTTCTGGGCTGGCCTTTATATCCAGGAGCTTCAGAATATGACCAG ATTCGGTACATTTCTCAAACACAGGGTTTGCCTCCAGAGTATCTGTTGAGTGCCGGCACAAAGACCAGTCGTTTCTTCAACAGAGGACCAGATTCCAGCTACCCGCTGTGGAGGTTGAAG ACCCCATCTGAGCATGAGGCCGAAATGGGCGTCAAGTCCAAAGAAGCAAGGAAATACATCTTTAATTGTTTAGATGACATGATGCAG GTCAATCTGCCCAGTCACTTAGAAGGGACTGACTTGTTGGCGGAGAAGGCGGACCGACGGGAGTTGATTGATATGTTGAAGCGGATGCTGAGATTGGACGCTGATAAGAGAATCACGCCGACAAAGACCCTGGGGCATCCGTTTGTTACCATGACCCACCTGGTCAGCTTCCCACATAGCTCACA CATGAAGTCGTGCTTCCAGAACATGGACATCTGTAAGAGACGAAATAGTAGTTATGAGAATGGGAAAACCCTGTTTGCTGCTAACGCTGTTCCTGGAACAGCAGGAAACCTGACTGTGACCTTCAGCAGCCAGCTCAACCAGCACAGCCAGGTGAATCATCAGAGAAAAATACACTCGCAGAGTTTCACACATTTgagaacttttcctttaatcgTTGTGAAATGCTTTCAGGTTCAGTCTGCTGGTGGCACTGTACCTCTCCTCAACTACCAACCGGCGCTTTACCAGCAGGCCACCATTAACATCCCGGGCCTGGCCCAACCCAGCATCCCCATGCAGACCCGGCCCACTCAACTGTGCGCTCAGACCGAGCCTTTCCAACAGACCCTCATCGTCTGCCCACCAACCACTATCCAAGGGCTTCCGTCTTCTAGTAAAGCCTCCAGCTATCCGGTCAGAATGGAGAACGGTGTTCCGGTTGTCCAGCAGAATCAGTCCGCACAGTCTCTTCAGATTCAGCCGAGCCTGCTTGCACAG CAGGCCTGGCCCACAGGCACCCAGCAGATCCTCATTCCATCAGCGTGGCAGCAGGTGCCGGGCATGACCATCCACAACTCCAACCACCAGTCTGTAGTGACcgagtctcctctggaggcacTTCTGTCTCAGAGCTCTACACCACAAACATCAAGCTGGAG GGCATCTCGGAGCGGTCAGCACAGCAGCGTTCTCCAACAAAACCCGCACATTCTGGGGGCAATCAATCAAGCTCAGACCCTCGGTCGAGGAACATCTGGGGTCACACGACCTCCGAATAAGAGGAGCAGGGTGTGCTGTGACAGCGGTAGCAG CATTTCTCTGGTGGGCTCACAGTCGTACAACGCCACCCTCACACAGCCCATCATTATCTCTGACACCCCCAGTCCCGCAGTCAGTGTTATCACCATACACAGTGATTCTGAAGAAGAGGACGAAAGGAAGTTCCACCCTAG CTGTGGCCCCAGCCAGAGAACGAATGTGATCAGCTGTGTGACGCTCCATGACTCGGATTCTTCCACTGCCAGTCCTTTAACCCCCAAACCCCAGCATGGTCACACGGGGGTCCAACCCTCACGTCTGTCCAAATCCCTGGCGGTGGTAGCACcatctgtgaaaacccagccgGGTGAAATCTCTATATCAGCCAAAGTCCCATCAGCTGTAG GCCTTCCTCAGAATTACTACGTGAAACCTAAGAGAGCGTCCACAAGGCAGCCCAGCAGCTCTGTGGAGACCGTTACTGACCACCAACAGGAGCTTAGCAGATCTCAACCACTTAACCTCAGTCAG ACCACTGTCTCCTCGTCACAAGATTCAGCCAGCGGCTTGTCTTCCCTGCGTCGACAGCAAACATACCCACCAGCCTCCTCTCATTATTGTCTACAGGAGGCGCCCTCATTCACCAGCACCCCCAGCTTGTACACTTTCCCCGCCCCTGGAGCCCTCGCCTCCGCCTCCCACATCGAGCATCTGCTCGTCCAGGGTTCCTCCCCCTCCATACACGTCCCACCCGCTAGTCACTATGCAGCCAGTCTTATCCCAAAGGACTCTTTAGGGGGCGTGGTCCACGGACTTTCCGCCCACTACCAGCAACATTACCCCGCCCATCCTTACGTCACCACAAGCACCAGCACCACTAGAGGAAGCGGGACGTACAGCGGGTATCAGCTCAGCCCCAGAAGGGTCTCTCAGTATCCCTACATATGA
- the hipk1b gene encoding homeodomain-interacting protein kinase 1 isoform X3, whose product MASQLQMFSAPSVSSSAFCRVKKMKVESCAWDASNEAYSSVGQAYSFNPAVGLSFGASGLVFPPASRGQVVVRAADSTGSHQRGSSRRTTHHTESHSSRGQRYGVKRKNEEVEASGGGGSGSGSVQILEELSAPAFSARTGGAGTTAQSIPHSANTTKSSSSNGEGDYQLVQHEILCSVSNSYEVLEFLGRGTFGQVAKCWKRGTNEIVAIKILKNHPSYARQGQIEVSILNRLSAENADEFNFVRSYECFQHKGHTCLVFEMLEQNLYDFLKHSKFSPLPLRHIRPILQQVATALMKLKSLGLIHADLKPENIMLVDPIRQPYRVKVIDFGSASHVSKAVCSTYLQSRYYRAPEIILGLPFCEAIDMWSLGCVIAELFLGWPLYPGASEYDQIRYISQTQGLPPEYLLSAGTKTSRFFNRGPDSSYPLWRLKTPSEHEAEMGVKSKEARKYIFNCLDDMMQVNLPSHLEGTDLLAEKADRRELIDMLKRMLRLDADKRITPTKTLGHPFVTMTHLVSFPHSSHMKSCFQNMDICKRRNSSYENGKTLFAANAVPGTAGNLTVTFSSQLNQHSQVQSAGGTVPLLNYQPALYQQATINIPGLAQPSIPMQTRPTQLCAQTEPFQQTLIVCPPTTIQGLPSSSKASSYPVRMENGVPVVQQNQSAQSLQIQPSLLAQGSCTPLMVATLQPHTAGVASQYPLPLALGCGAGRSALLDQTATVLQAWPTGTQQILIPSAWQQVPGMTIHNSNHQSVVTESPLEALLSQSSTPQTSSWRASRSGQHSSVLQQNPHILGAINQAQTLGRGTSGVTRPPNKRSRVCCDSGSSISLVGSQSYNATLTQPIIISDTPSPAVSVITIHSDSEEEDERKFHPSCGPSQRTNVISCVTLHDSDSSTASPLTPKPQHGHTGVQPSRLSKSLAVVAPSVKTQPGEISISAKVPSAVGLPQNYYVKPKRASTRQPSSSVETVTDHQQELSRSQPLNLSQTTVSSSQDSASGLSSLRRQQTYPPASSHYCLQEAPSFTSTPSLYTFPAPGALASASHIEHLLVQGSSPSIHVPPASHYAASLIPKDSLGGVVHGLSAHYQQHYPAHPYVTTSTSTTRGSGTYSGYQLSPRRVSQYPYI is encoded by the exons ATGGCTTCACAGCTGCAGATGTTCTCCGCTCCGTCTGTGTCCTCCAGTGCCTTCTGCAgggtgaaaaaaatgaaagtggaGAGCTGTGCTTGGGATGCTTCCAATGAAGCCTACAGTTCTGTGGGACAAGCGTACAGCTTCAACCCTGCGGTGGGCCTCTCCTTCGGCGCGTCCGGCCTGGTCTTCCCCCCGGCGTCTCGGGGTCAGGTGGTGGTCCGTGCCGCCGACAGCACCGGCAGCCACCAGCGTGGATCCAGTCGCAGAACCACCCATCACACGGAATCGCACTCCTCCCGTGGACAGAGGTACGGAGTGAAACGTAAGAACGAGGAAGTGGAGGCTTCGGGAGGCGGGGGCAGCGGGAGCGGAAGCGTTCAGATCCTGGAGGAGCTTTCGGCGCCTGCTTTCTCCGCCCGCACGGGAGGAGCCGGGACCACCGCCCAGTCCATCCCCCACTCAGCCAACACCACCAAGAGCAGCAGCTCCAACGGGGAGGGGGACTACCAGCTGGTCCAACATGAGATCCTGTGCTCAGTCTCCAACAGCTATGAAGTTCTTGAGTTTCTCGGTCGGGGCACGTTCGGGCAGGTGGCCAAGTGCTGGAAAAGAGGAACCAATGAGATCGTGGCTATCAAGATCTTGAAGAACCATCCATCATATGCCCGTCAGGGGCAGATAGAG GTGAGCATATTAAACCGCCTCAGTGCAGAAAACGCAGATGAGTTCAACTTTGTTCGCTCCTACGAGTGTTTCCAGCACAAGGGCCACACATGTCTTGTGTTTGAGATGCTGGAGCAGAACCTCTACGACTTCCTGAAGCACAGTAAATTCAGCCCGCTGCCCCTGAGGCACATCCGACCCATCCTGCAGCAGGTGGCCACGGCTCTGATGAAGCTCAAGAGTCTGGGACTCATTCACGCTGACCTGAAGCCAGAAAACATCATGCTGGTGGACCCCATCAGACAGCCCTATAGGGTGAAAGTCATCGATTTTGGATCAGCCAGTCACGTCTCCAAAGCCGTGTGCTCGACTTACCTGCAGTCTCGCTACTACAG AGCACCTGAGATTATTCTGGGTCTGCCTTTCTGTGAAGCTATTGACATGTGGTCGCTGGGCTGCGTCATCGCGGAGCTCTTTCTGGGCTGGCCTTTATATCCAGGAGCTTCAGAATATGACCAG ATTCGGTACATTTCTCAAACACAGGGTTTGCCTCCAGAGTATCTGTTGAGTGCCGGCACAAAGACCAGTCGTTTCTTCAACAGAGGACCAGATTCCAGCTACCCGCTGTGGAGGTTGAAG ACCCCATCTGAGCATGAGGCCGAAATGGGCGTCAAGTCCAAAGAAGCAAGGAAATACATCTTTAATTGTTTAGATGACATGATGCAG GTCAATCTGCCCAGTCACTTAGAAGGGACTGACTTGTTGGCGGAGAAGGCGGACCGACGGGAGTTGATTGATATGTTGAAGCGGATGCTGAGATTGGACGCTGATAAGAGAATCACGCCGACAAAGACCCTGGGGCATCCGTTTGTTACCATGACCCACCTGGTCAGCTTCCCACATAGCTCACA CATGAAGTCGTGCTTCCAGAACATGGACATCTGTAAGAGACGAAATAGTAGTTATGAGAATGGGAAAACCCTGTTTGCTGCTAACGCTGTTCCTGGAACAGCAGGAAACCTGACTGTGACCTTCAGCAGCCAGCTCAACCAGCACAGCCAG GTTCAGTCTGCTGGTGGCACTGTACCTCTCCTCAACTACCAACCGGCGCTTTACCAGCAGGCCACCATTAACATCCCGGGCCTGGCCCAACCCAGCATCCCCATGCAGACCCGGCCCACTCAACTGTGCGCTCAGACCGAGCCTTTCCAACAGACCCTCATCGTCTGCCCACCAACCACTATCCAAGGGCTTCCGTCTTCTAGTAAAGCCTCCAGCTATCCGGTCAGAATGGAGAACGGTGTTCCGGTTGTCCAGCAGAATCAGTCCGCACAGTCTCTTCAGATTCAGCCGAGCCTGCTTGCACAG GGCTCCTGTACCCCTCTGATGGTGGCCACGCTGCAGCCCCACACAGCGGGAGTGGCATCTCAGTACCCGCTGCCCCTGGCACTGGGCTGTGGGGCAGGAAGGTCTGCCCTGCTGGATCAGACAGCCACAGTGCTG CAGGCCTGGCCCACAGGCACCCAGCAGATCCTCATTCCATCAGCGTGGCAGCAGGTGCCGGGCATGACCATCCACAACTCCAACCACCAGTCTGTAGTGACcgagtctcctctggaggcacTTCTGTCTCAGAGCTCTACACCACAAACATCAAGCTGGAG GGCATCTCGGAGCGGTCAGCACAGCAGCGTTCTCCAACAAAACCCGCACATTCTGGGGGCAATCAATCAAGCTCAGACCCTCGGTCGAGGAACATCTGGGGTCACACGACCTCCGAATAAGAGGAGCAGGGTGTGCTGTGACAGCGGTAGCAG CATTTCTCTGGTGGGCTCACAGTCGTACAACGCCACCCTCACACAGCCCATCATTATCTCTGACACCCCCAGTCCCGCAGTCAGTGTTATCACCATACACAGTGATTCTGAAGAAGAGGACGAAAGGAAGTTCCACCCTAG CTGTGGCCCCAGCCAGAGAACGAATGTGATCAGCTGTGTGACGCTCCATGACTCGGATTCTTCCACTGCCAGTCCTTTAACCCCCAAACCCCAGCATGGTCACACGGGGGTCCAACCCTCACGTCTGTCCAAATCCCTGGCGGTGGTAGCACcatctgtgaaaacccagccgGGTGAAATCTCTATATCAGCCAAAGTCCCATCAGCTGTAG GCCTTCCTCAGAATTACTACGTGAAACCTAAGAGAGCGTCCACAAGGCAGCCCAGCAGCTCTGTGGAGACCGTTACTGACCACCAACAGGAGCTTAGCAGATCTCAACCACTTAACCTCAGTCAG ACCACTGTCTCCTCGTCACAAGATTCAGCCAGCGGCTTGTCTTCCCTGCGTCGACAGCAAACATACCCACCAGCCTCCTCTCATTATTGTCTACAGGAGGCGCCCTCATTCACCAGCACCCCCAGCTTGTACACTTTCCCCGCCCCTGGAGCCCTCGCCTCCGCCTCCCACATCGAGCATCTGCTCGTCCAGGGTTCCTCCCCCTCCATACACGTCCCACCCGCTAGTCACTATGCAGCCAGTCTTATCCCAAAGGACTCTTTAGGGGGCGTGGTCCACGGACTTTCCGCCCACTACCAGCAACATTACCCCGCCCATCCTTACGTCACCACAAGCACCAGCACCACTAGAGGAAGCGGGACGTACAGCGGGTATCAGCTCAGCCCCAGAAGGGTCTCTCAGTATCCCTACATATGA
- the hipk1b gene encoding homeodomain-interacting protein kinase 1 isoform X1, whose amino-acid sequence MASQLQMFSAPSVSSSAFCRVKKMKVESCAWDASNEAYSSVGQAYSFNPAVGLSFGASGLVFPPASRGQVVVRAADSTGSHQRGSSRRTTHHTESHSSRGQRYGVKRKNEEVEASGGGGSGSGSVQILEELSAPAFSARTGGAGTTAQSIPHSANTTKSSSSNGEGDYQLVQHEILCSVSNSYEVLEFLGRGTFGQVAKCWKRGTNEIVAIKILKNHPSYARQGQIEVSILNRLSAENADEFNFVRSYECFQHKGHTCLVFEMLEQNLYDFLKHSKFSPLPLRHIRPILQQVATALMKLKSLGLIHADLKPENIMLVDPIRQPYRVKVIDFGSASHVSKAVCSTYLQSRYYRAPEIILGLPFCEAIDMWSLGCVIAELFLGWPLYPGASEYDQIRYISQTQGLPPEYLLSAGTKTSRFFNRGPDSSYPLWRLKTPSEHEAEMGVKSKEARKYIFNCLDDMMQVNLPSHLEGTDLLAEKADRRELIDMLKRMLRLDADKRITPTKTLGHPFVTMTHLVSFPHSSHMKSCFQNMDICKRRNSSYENGKTLFAANAVPGTAGNLTVTFSSQLNQHSQVNHQRKIHSQSFTHLRTFPLIVVKCFQVQSAGGTVPLLNYQPALYQQATINIPGLAQPSIPMQTRPTQLCAQTEPFQQTLIVCPPTTIQGLPSSSKASSYPVRMENGVPVVQQNQSAQSLQIQPSLLAQGSCTPLMVATLQPHTAGVASQYPLPLALGCGAGRSALLDQTATVLQAWPTGTQQILIPSAWQQVPGMTIHNSNHQSVVTESPLEALLSQSSTPQTSSWRASRSGQHSSVLQQNPHILGAINQAQTLGRGTSGVTRPPNKRSRVCCDSGSSISLVGSQSYNATLTQPIIISDTPSPAVSVITIHSDSEEEDERKFHPSCGPSQRTNVISCVTLHDSDSSTASPLTPKPQHGHTGVQPSRLSKSLAVVAPSVKTQPGEISISAKVPSAVGLPQNYYVKPKRASTRQPSSSVETVTDHQQELSRSQPLNLSQTTVSSSQDSASGLSSLRRQQTYPPASSHYCLQEAPSFTSTPSLYTFPAPGALASASHIEHLLVQGSSPSIHVPPASHYAASLIPKDSLGGVVHGLSAHYQQHYPAHPYVTTSTSTTRGSGTYSGYQLSPRRVSQYPYI is encoded by the exons ATGGCTTCACAGCTGCAGATGTTCTCCGCTCCGTCTGTGTCCTCCAGTGCCTTCTGCAgggtgaaaaaaatgaaagtggaGAGCTGTGCTTGGGATGCTTCCAATGAAGCCTACAGTTCTGTGGGACAAGCGTACAGCTTCAACCCTGCGGTGGGCCTCTCCTTCGGCGCGTCCGGCCTGGTCTTCCCCCCGGCGTCTCGGGGTCAGGTGGTGGTCCGTGCCGCCGACAGCACCGGCAGCCACCAGCGTGGATCCAGTCGCAGAACCACCCATCACACGGAATCGCACTCCTCCCGTGGACAGAGGTACGGAGTGAAACGTAAGAACGAGGAAGTGGAGGCTTCGGGAGGCGGGGGCAGCGGGAGCGGAAGCGTTCAGATCCTGGAGGAGCTTTCGGCGCCTGCTTTCTCCGCCCGCACGGGAGGAGCCGGGACCACCGCCCAGTCCATCCCCCACTCAGCCAACACCACCAAGAGCAGCAGCTCCAACGGGGAGGGGGACTACCAGCTGGTCCAACATGAGATCCTGTGCTCAGTCTCCAACAGCTATGAAGTTCTTGAGTTTCTCGGTCGGGGCACGTTCGGGCAGGTGGCCAAGTGCTGGAAAAGAGGAACCAATGAGATCGTGGCTATCAAGATCTTGAAGAACCATCCATCATATGCCCGTCAGGGGCAGATAGAG GTGAGCATATTAAACCGCCTCAGTGCAGAAAACGCAGATGAGTTCAACTTTGTTCGCTCCTACGAGTGTTTCCAGCACAAGGGCCACACATGTCTTGTGTTTGAGATGCTGGAGCAGAACCTCTACGACTTCCTGAAGCACAGTAAATTCAGCCCGCTGCCCCTGAGGCACATCCGACCCATCCTGCAGCAGGTGGCCACGGCTCTGATGAAGCTCAAGAGTCTGGGACTCATTCACGCTGACCTGAAGCCAGAAAACATCATGCTGGTGGACCCCATCAGACAGCCCTATAGGGTGAAAGTCATCGATTTTGGATCAGCCAGTCACGTCTCCAAAGCCGTGTGCTCGACTTACCTGCAGTCTCGCTACTACAG AGCACCTGAGATTATTCTGGGTCTGCCTTTCTGTGAAGCTATTGACATGTGGTCGCTGGGCTGCGTCATCGCGGAGCTCTTTCTGGGCTGGCCTTTATATCCAGGAGCTTCAGAATATGACCAG ATTCGGTACATTTCTCAAACACAGGGTTTGCCTCCAGAGTATCTGTTGAGTGCCGGCACAAAGACCAGTCGTTTCTTCAACAGAGGACCAGATTCCAGCTACCCGCTGTGGAGGTTGAAG ACCCCATCTGAGCATGAGGCCGAAATGGGCGTCAAGTCCAAAGAAGCAAGGAAATACATCTTTAATTGTTTAGATGACATGATGCAG GTCAATCTGCCCAGTCACTTAGAAGGGACTGACTTGTTGGCGGAGAAGGCGGACCGACGGGAGTTGATTGATATGTTGAAGCGGATGCTGAGATTGGACGCTGATAAGAGAATCACGCCGACAAAGACCCTGGGGCATCCGTTTGTTACCATGACCCACCTGGTCAGCTTCCCACATAGCTCACA CATGAAGTCGTGCTTCCAGAACATGGACATCTGTAAGAGACGAAATAGTAGTTATGAGAATGGGAAAACCCTGTTTGCTGCTAACGCTGTTCCTGGAACAGCAGGAAACCTGACTGTGACCTTCAGCAGCCAGCTCAACCAGCACAGCCAGGTGAATCATCAGAGAAAAATACACTCGCAGAGTTTCACACATTTgagaacttttcctttaatcgTTGTGAAATGCTTTCAGGTTCAGTCTGCTGGTGGCACTGTACCTCTCCTCAACTACCAACCGGCGCTTTACCAGCAGGCCACCATTAACATCCCGGGCCTGGCCCAACCCAGCATCCCCATGCAGACCCGGCCCACTCAACTGTGCGCTCAGACCGAGCCTTTCCAACAGACCCTCATCGTCTGCCCACCAACCACTATCCAAGGGCTTCCGTCTTCTAGTAAAGCCTCCAGCTATCCGGTCAGAATGGAGAACGGTGTTCCGGTTGTCCAGCAGAATCAGTCCGCACAGTCTCTTCAGATTCAGCCGAGCCTGCTTGCACAG GGCTCCTGTACCCCTCTGATGGTGGCCACGCTGCAGCCCCACACAGCGGGAGTGGCATCTCAGTACCCGCTGCCCCTGGCACTGGGCTGTGGGGCAGGAAGGTCTGCCCTGCTGGATCAGACAGCCACAGTGCTG CAGGCCTGGCCCACAGGCACCCAGCAGATCCTCATTCCATCAGCGTGGCAGCAGGTGCCGGGCATGACCATCCACAACTCCAACCACCAGTCTGTAGTGACcgagtctcctctggaggcacTTCTGTCTCAGAGCTCTACACCACAAACATCAAGCTGGAG GGCATCTCGGAGCGGTCAGCACAGCAGCGTTCTCCAACAAAACCCGCACATTCTGGGGGCAATCAATCAAGCTCAGACCCTCGGTCGAGGAACATCTGGGGTCACACGACCTCCGAATAAGAGGAGCAGGGTGTGCTGTGACAGCGGTAGCAG CATTTCTCTGGTGGGCTCACAGTCGTACAACGCCACCCTCACACAGCCCATCATTATCTCTGACACCCCCAGTCCCGCAGTCAGTGTTATCACCATACACAGTGATTCTGAAGAAGAGGACGAAAGGAAGTTCCACCCTAG CTGTGGCCCCAGCCAGAGAACGAATGTGATCAGCTGTGTGACGCTCCATGACTCGGATTCTTCCACTGCCAGTCCTTTAACCCCCAAACCCCAGCATGGTCACACGGGGGTCCAACCCTCACGTCTGTCCAAATCCCTGGCGGTGGTAGCACcatctgtgaaaacccagccgGGTGAAATCTCTATATCAGCCAAAGTCCCATCAGCTGTAG GCCTTCCTCAGAATTACTACGTGAAACCTAAGAGAGCGTCCACAAGGCAGCCCAGCAGCTCTGTGGAGACCGTTACTGACCACCAACAGGAGCTTAGCAGATCTCAACCACTTAACCTCAGTCAG ACCACTGTCTCCTCGTCACAAGATTCAGCCAGCGGCTTGTCTTCCCTGCGTCGACAGCAAACATACCCACCAGCCTCCTCTCATTATTGTCTACAGGAGGCGCCCTCATTCACCAGCACCCCCAGCTTGTACACTTTCCCCGCCCCTGGAGCCCTCGCCTCCGCCTCCCACATCGAGCATCTGCTCGTCCAGGGTTCCTCCCCCTCCATACACGTCCCACCCGCTAGTCACTATGCAGCCAGTCTTATCCCAAAGGACTCTTTAGGGGGCGTGGTCCACGGACTTTCCGCCCACTACCAGCAACATTACCCCGCCCATCCTTACGTCACCACAAGCACCAGCACCACTAGAGGAAGCGGGACGTACAGCGGGTATCAGCTCAGCCCCAGAAGGGTCTCTCAGTATCCCTACATATGA